GCCATAGCCACTCCTCACCCTGGCGTCCCCGTCCATCGCCGCCACGCACCAGCCACTTCCTCcctcgattcgattcgattccTCAGCACATGCACGCACGCAGCGAGCCAGcgatgcgacggcggcgaccacagGCCGGAGCAGCTCCACCGGCATCAGCCCGCGGCTGCCGCTGGCAGAGCTTGTCGGCTTCACGGACTTCCACGCGCGGTCGATGCGCAGCATCTCAAGCCCCACGGCCTCCTCCTTCCTGTTGTCCTTGTCGCTGTCGTCTTCCTCGTCTTCCGGCGTGGCGGCGCAGATGGGGGAAAAGGCAGCAGCGCGCGCGTGCGTCggctgccgccggcggtggcggcatgcACGTGCgttggctggcggcggcggtgcagaaGTGCATGCGATGGCGTGCGTTGGTGGCCTGCGTGGGCTCCGGCCGCCAtgcggaggtggtggcggcggtgctctGGCCAGTGTGAGGGCAGGGGCAAAATCGTACTCTCATcgtgtttctctctccaaattcacattaaataataaaataaggctCAGAGTGTCCAggagctaattacacgtttttttttGTGATGACCAACAGCAAATTCTCATTCTTGCGATGTCCAcaagctaattacacgttttttcgATGCCCTGTAGTAAATTTTGCCTTACAATAATGTGAGAATGACTACCAATATATGGATGCACTCCCACTatggatgaaaacggatcggaaaTCATTTCTATAGTTTccgtttctatttttttaatcaaaatcgGAAACCCAGAATAAAAATGGAATCGAatattgttgaaaaaaaatgtagcgAATAAGAACTGACATGGATACGGTTACGTAAATTTATCTGAATACAAGACCCCCTCAAACTGAGGTTAAAACTTTATCATGTCCAATTACTATCTCTAGTCTCAGTAGTCAACGGTATATCAGAAAACACAATCAATACAATCAATAGGATGCTAACTTGGATTGGGCTAGGCTATTATTATGGTTATGGACTATAGTACGGGCCTTTGTAACTCTAGAAATTTCGAGAAATTGTATAGAAAGTTCTCAACCAATTCCGAGTTTCGACGAAAACTGTTCTTATCACATTCATTTCCGTTTCCGatataaaaattcaaattcatttCCGTTTCTAAAAGACTCCAAAAAAATCCGAGCAACaatttccgtttccgaaaaagtCCGAACTCCATAAAGTTTTCGTATCGTTTTCATCTATATATCCAACGTTATATAGGTGTGAATATATCCTATGCACATAATATTCCTGTGCACACCAAGTAACAAATGTCacagaaaattttagaaaaaaatagacacgtactttcaatagtattacaccgGCCCATGTGTGAAATCTGatcttcaaatttattatattttagccgtgaCAAAAGGAAGATAAAATTCTGATAGATTTCTACTcttaaaattgttaaatttcTCAATTTTtaggctaaaatataataaatttgaatatgagactttgctatatatatatatatatgtatatatgtgtaatactattaaGAGTATATGTTAGAACTTTTCatgacatttgctagttggCGCGCATGGAAATGttatgtgcataggatatgttccctGTCGTATTTCTTGTTTTACCCAAATTATATCACATTAAGATCTAGTTGTTTGGTTCTTTGCCTCACAAACTTAACCATACGAAAATAATGGTGTTGCTGAAAATTTTATGCCTTATTTTGTTTGTAGCCAAATTTTTGACTGCCTATTTTTTGGTTTGGTTGATTTTAGTTAGTCCACGACGAAATACTCTTTAGTAGGAAACTAAACACTAGCTAGCCTAGCTAGCAActcttacttaaaaaaaaatggtactacctccgttttaggttataagaatTTCTAACATTAccaacattcatatatatattaataaatcttgacacatatatatgtctaaattcattaatatatatgtaaatgtgagcaatactagaaagtcttataaactgaaacggagggagtaacaatctAAACATCTGCAATAGTCAATTCTACCATTGCCGAAAATTGGCAAGGCTACAAAAAGCATAACGATACCGGCCCTAAGCAACAACTACATTTTAATCATTCAACATGCCCCCAATATTACGGGCACGTAACACAAACACGAGAGACAACGTCTCTGTATCTACGTCTGTTATGTGGGTTATCACTTACACGGATAAAAAGCCTCTATGATGTGGATCATCACACACGTTGATTCCAGCCGCGCGTCCATGAGTTGATTTTTCGGgctaaaaaaacccaaaaaaatatatcatattttaaTGTAAATCCATACACGGTGCCACACAATTTTCACGTTAAATACATACCTGGagtaaataattttaaagttattgattgGTAAAATTCTAATTGTTTCACCTCTCATCCTTAACTAAAATATCTGTAATTACGGAACCGAAGGAAGTAGAGACAGTgtactttaataaaataaaatttttcttttattatatattattaaaaaatcgTTGTTAATATATGTTTTGGAGACCATGTCCATATTAAAAGTGTTACAGTAAGAATTATAAATTTGGAGGGAGTATACATCTAAATGAGAAACTGTATGGGTTAGCTCCTGCGTAAAAATCGCCTGTGTCGAAGTTGTTTGAGATGTCCAAGAACTGTCAGGGATATCAGATGTGCTCGACGGCCAAAAGTTTTGCACATACTTTTCTATAATTATGTCATCACATCAGCACCATATATATGGAATCTGCACCACACCAAACTAACCATGAAactgtcaattttttttctactatatTGCTATCGTCATACATGAGTACTAAACTAGAAGCATTGATTAGTCAACCTTTTCCAAAGAAAAGCAACATAAGCATGTGCGTAACTAGCTAGCAAGTAAAGCTAAGCTTGGGAAGGAATATATAGGAATTTTTAACTGCCTCCATAATTACTTGCAGAGAAATAAAACTTCTGAAGCAGCAGAAAAGAATCTAAGCACGTCTTCTTTCTCTGTAGTTAAGCATGAAATTTCAAGTCTGTTTAATTGTCTTCCTTGATGATTGAACCAGTCAGCCCCAACATCTCTATAAATAGTTCatcttgaaccataatttactTCATCCAAAATCAAATGAAGTCACCTGTCCATCTCGAACATCCATTTGGTACACAAATAGTTAAGGATAATATGGCGAGATCATGgtcgcttcttcttcttccatttGCGCTTGCTTTGGTTGCTTCCGTTGCTCAAGCTGCTGTTGTGGAGTACACTTTCAATGTAATATTCTATCTAGTTTTCATATACTTCCATTTATGCAtgcagttttttttcttctattttatCGCATATATATCGCAACATGCATGAACACTGTTATCTTTAATTCATGAGATAGGGCTTTTGGCTCAAGACGTAGACATGGCATAAAAAAAACTCTCCTGGAATCAAATACATAAATTTTAATACTATTTCCTGCAGTTTCCAAATATGGACTATTATTAATATGTTTAAGAATTTTAGTTTGAAACTGCAAAACTGGTGTGACAAGATTCTTCACATTAACATATTAGATTTTATGTACTCGTTAGTTGTTACGATAAAAAAAATGGGTGCAAAAttgcacaagaaaaaaaaatatattcttttgaccggagggagtagaactTCATTTGTGTTCAAGGAGGGGTTACTTGTCAAAGGTGATCGAACTAAACCATGTCTTAATCTTACATTTTTGAACTGAGCAGGTAGGTAACCTCTCCATTAGTCAGCTATGCCAGCAGGAAATGATCATAACTGCAGTGAATGGTCAGCTCCCCGGCCCGACGATCGTTGCCACTGAGGGCGACACGGTGGTTGTTCATATGGTCAACGAGTCACCCTACAACATGACCATCCACTGGTAATATTTTATCTTCTCAAGAACGGTAAAATTAATATCTACGTTCATCCACGGTGAACGAAGGATTATCATCAATTGTGTCTTGGATGCAGGCATGGTATCTTCCAGCGCGGTACGCCATGGGCGGATGGACCGGCTATGGTCACGCAGTGTCCGGTCCGTCCCGGAGGCAACTACACTTACCGGTTCAACGTCACCGGGCAGGAGGGCACGCTGTGGTGGCACTCCCATTTTTCCTTCCTCCGCGCCACCGTCTATGGCGCGCTCATCATCAAACCTCGCGGCGGCGCCAAGGCCTACCCGTTCCCCGTGCCCGATGAGGAGGTGGTGGTCATCCTCGGTGAGTGGTGGAAGACGAACGTGTACGACCTGCAGCAGCGCTCCCTCGTTACTGGCAATCCGGCGCCCCACGCCGACGCGTACACCATCAACGGCAAGCCCGGCGATTTCTACAACTGCTCTGCCCCCAACCGTAAGTTGCTGATCGATCACATGCAATATTCATGGCAATCGAGATGTGTCTTGGATGAATtttgatgtgtttttttttgctggcaGAAACGCACAAGTTCGAGCTGAAGCAGAACAAGACGTACATGCTCCGGATCATCAACGCTGCGCTCAACACGCCGCTCTTCTTCAAGGTGGCCAACCACAGCTTCAACGTGGTGGCCGCCGACGCGTGCTACACCAAGCCGTACAAGACCGACGTGGTGGTCATCTCGCCGGGGCAGACGGTGGACGCGCTCCTGGTACCggacgccggcgtcgccgcggccgtcggAGGGCGCTACTACATGGCGGTCATCCCGTACAACAGCGCCGTTAATGCTGCCGACCCAAGTTTTCTGTACAGCCTGACCAACAGCACGGCCATCGTCGAGtacggcggcggcccggcgacCTCGCCACCCATGGTGCCGGACATGCCGGAGTACAACGACACGGCCACCGCGCACCGGTTTCTCTCCAATATGACGGCGCTGGTGCCGAACCGTGTGCCGCTCGCCGTCGACACCCACATGTTCGTCACCGTCTCCATGGGAGACACCTTCTGCGGACCGGAGCAGACGATGTGCATGCCAGACGACAAAGGGACCATCTTCGCGTCGAGCATGAACAACGCCTCCTTCATCCTCCCGAACACAACCTCCATGCTCGAGGCCATGTACAAGGGCTCCATCGACGGCGTCTACACCCGCGACTTCCCCGACACGCCGCCGATCGTCTTCGACTACACCGCTGACGCATCGGACGATAACGCGACGCTGAAGCACACGTTCAAGTCGACCAAGGTGAAGACGCTCAAGTACAACTCGACGGTGCAGATGGTGCTGCAGAACACGAGGCTGGTGTCCAAGGAGAGCCACCCGATGCACCTCCATGGCTTCAACTTCTTCGTCCTCGCACAGGGCTTCGGCAACTACAACGAGACGACGGACCCGGCCAAGTTCAACCTCGTCGATCCGCAGGAGCGCAACACCGTCGCCGTCCCCACCGGCGGCTGGGCCGTCATCCGCTTCGTTGCAGACAACCCAGgtatatatttgcacaaaatcatatactctctccatcccatcaTATAAGACACACATGTGGTTCAAGATTCAACTTTTAAAGCACGATCAACAATCAATATAATATGAACTAAATTTTATTTGCTGAAAATAATATTATagattaaaatttgaatttactttcatatggttataattaTTAGTGAAATATTAGTTTTTAAAactttatattatggaatagagggagtactattaattataattataagtGTATCACACGCGTGGTAATGCCAAATTAATGTCTCGTTAAAACTTTCAATGTAAATATTCAAACAGTTTAAATTATACGCATATGCAGATGATTGCAGTAATTTTTGCTTGAAAATATGTCACAATATACGATTTTTATCAGAGTTTGTGTTTTTGATAATAGTCAACGGTGAATTCCAAAGACTGTCGACATCTAAAATTGCACGTTTTTAGTTATCATAGGGAAGATGACCCGTAACTAGCTACAACCCAGAATTTCTTTTCTTCTGATCATTTCGTTGACTTGACTATTGTGAAATCAAATTTGACATTTGTGTGTTTGATGCAGGGGTTTGGTTCATGCACTGCCACTTCGATGCTCATCTAGAGTTCGGGCTTGGCATGGTGTTTGAGGTTCAGAACGGTCCAACGCAGGAGACATCGTTACCGCCACCACCATCGGACTTGCCACAGTGCTAGATGATCATTGCTGAGATTCCATAGCTTTTGGGTTTAGTTCTCAGAAAGGAAATGTTTATTTCTTCATTTATTAGTTCCATGCAGTATTTCAGTATTGTAATAAGTTCATTGATCAAGTGTGTGATGGATGTTGTGCGTTTCTCTAAGGAGGTCATCTTGTAATATTAATCGGGAGGTTTCCATAATAAAATGAATGGATTTCCTTAATGTCATATTCCACGAGGGAAAATTGGGgtgaaatttaaattatttgCATCCTGCTCGTCAAGCTTCGTGATTTGTACATCCATATACTCCATCTCTAGTTCtgttagaataggtgtcgaataCACTAGTCCTATTTGGTTACAGTTGGACTTGGAGCTGTAATAggtgtgacggagcgtggggctcctcaccgggagaccgcgcaggcccccctttgccggttcggccgggggcgctaagtgaggttcttcaccctcgatctgtggaatgttcgcgagagagcaaatgcacaagacacgggcgatgtagataggttcgggccgctgagaagcgtaataccctactcctgtgttctggtggatctgtgtgtgaaagagttacagagagccggagagcaagagagttcaggctttagaacccctcttcctctttctctcctctacgagCTCAGGTATTCTCAGAGTCGTCTGAGAgtctctcccttttttttctcgtcCCCTTgcttcggtgggcaaggtcctccttttatatctcaaggggataccacatgcaccatttttacctactcttcttttggatgggaacccaccctatcttgaccaaaacttggctcgcgccttcgcctggaagctaaatcacagcttgtccttgagtgaggccttgcgccgtcactcgcctgacacaggggatagccctgtcattccttcattaatgggtggagatttgcaatggccgctgtccgaatgaccctccgatgggatgggtcatacctacctccactccgccggaagcagatgcaatgtgggagcacggttgtctgccgatgacgtgaccggcgtcagaccagtcacaaaccggtcattcttgtctaccacgtgtcagtttagcatgccacacgtctgcccttcttcatacaattacttccttgtaatggttgcgatgaagcctggtatgaatctggccgggactgacatacccactccaggagctagcacgccagctccggctagagacgagtgcctggaggctctcatcatttcgacgggacggggcgaggcgtgtgacaggccgcctgttgccacctaacccgcgatctgaccggtctgtgaccggttaCACACTGCAactggtcacggaccggataagcgcgcactgcgccgcattaaatgcggcgtgacgcgctcgtcaaTCCGCTATAagtgcggttaggtgagcgccgctgtgctcacctaacccacacacgtggtgccaaaaccacagggggtcggggcgccccagccctcggggccgaagcgggagcggcccgacccctcggggagacagagggaggtgtggccacgtcaccctcgggcctgacccccccgagggggtcaggccacgtgggtgaccgcggctacccaagcctctagtcacgataccctcggccccatgtcaccgacagtagcccccggcgttacgccaGGGCGATTGCCCCCttcgagggaagcgctcggacgtgacgccactccttaggcccggtgacaggtggggcaggtccctacaggcgggcaggaacccagcggtcgcaagttgcgcgcatcggcaagg
This genomic window from Oryza sativa Japonica Group chromosome 12, ASM3414082v1 contains:
- the LOC4351915 gene encoding laccase-24 precursor, with the translated sequence MKSPVHLEHPFGTQIVKDNMARSWSLLLLPFALALVASVAQAAVVEYTFNVGNLSISQLCQQEMIITAVNGQLPGPTIVATEGDTVVVHMVNESPYNMTIHWHGIFQRGTPWADGPAMVTQCPVRPGGNYTYRFNVTGQEGTLWWHSHFSFLRATVYGALIIKPRGGAKAYPFPVPDEEVVVILGEWWKTNVYDLQQRSLVTGNPAPHADAYTINGKPGDFYNCSAPNQTHKFELKQNKTYMLRIINAALNTPLFFKVANHSFNVVAADACYTKPYKTDVVVISPGQTVDALLVPDAGVAAAVGGRYYMAVIPYNSAVNAADPSFLYSLTNSTAIVEYGGGPATSPPMVPDMPEYNDTATAHRFLSNMTALVPNRVPLAVDTHMFVTVSMGDTFCGPEQTMCMPDDKGTIFASSMNNASFILPNTTSMLEAMYKGSIDGVYTRDFPDTPPIVFDYTADASDDNATLKHTFKSTKVKTLKYNSTVQMVLQNTRLVSKESHPMHLHGFNFFVLAQGFGNYNETTDPAKFNLVDPQERNTVAVPTGGWAVIRFVADNPGVWFMHCHFDAHLEFGLGMVFEVQNGPTQETSLPPPPSDLPQC